A stretch of the Halomonas sp. BDJS001 genome encodes the following:
- a CDS encoding LysR family transcriptional regulator, with translation MKLSAADLKSLSVFLAVTEHRGFAGAQTALHMSQSAVSFHIRALEERVGFTVCRRGRQGFELTERGTMVYERAKVLLASVDDFDSEMSELRSSVYGTLRLGVVDNTIMDVDLDLQGVIGEFLRKNPKARLNITVGSPDRLIGEIANGEVQLGILPEMAQIEGLQHRQVYTEVHGIYCAKRHPLFARDSDQLTIEEVINHPFVVRPYANLQELKSFPNAQVGAHASNMEAQALLILSGHFIGNLPRYYAHHWVERGELKALLPDQVEIASPFCVVTRAGRRPSLIVRTFIQELVARLWQQSHLVDAYQGDELLAVGKPINENW, from the coding sequence ATGAAACTCTCAGCTGCCGATCTTAAAAGCCTCTCTGTATTCCTTGCCGTGACTGAGCATCGCGGTTTTGCGGGCGCGCAAACGGCGCTGCATATGAGTCAGTCCGCTGTGAGTTTTCATATCCGGGCACTTGAAGAGCGGGTAGGCTTCACTGTATGCCGACGAGGGCGACAGGGGTTTGAGCTCACTGAGCGGGGCACAATGGTGTATGAGCGTGCCAAGGTGTTGCTTGCCTCCGTTGATGATTTTGATAGCGAGATGAGCGAGCTGCGCAGCTCCGTTTACGGCACGCTGCGTTTAGGTGTTGTCGATAACACCATTATGGATGTGGATCTTGATCTGCAGGGGGTGATTGGCGAATTTCTGCGCAAGAACCCTAAAGCGCGTCTCAACATTACGGTAGGCAGTCCTGATCGCCTGATTGGTGAGATTGCCAATGGTGAAGTACAGCTCGGCATCTTACCGGAAATGGCACAAATTGAAGGCTTGCAGCATCGTCAGGTTTACACCGAAGTGCATGGAATCTACTGCGCAAAACGGCATCCGTTGTTTGCCCGTGATAGCGATCAGCTAACGATAGAAGAAGTGATCAATCACCCCTTTGTGGTGCGGCCATATGCCAACCTGCAAGAGCTTAAGAGTTTTCCCAATGCCCAGGTGGGCGCCCATGCCTCCAATATGGAAGCCCAGGCTCTGCTGATATTGAGCGGCCACTTTATCGGTAACTTGCCCCGCTACTATGCCCACCACTGGGTGGAGCGGGGCGAGCTCAAAGCGCTGCTGCCAGATCAGGTCGAAATCGCGTCGCCGTTTTGTGTCGTTACCCGAGCGGGGCGACGCCCCTCGCTTATCGTGCGAACCTTTATTCAGGAACTTGTAGCTAGACTTTGGCAGCAGTCACATTTGGTTGATGCGTACCAAGGAGATGAGTTGTTAGCAGTAGGTAAACCAATCAACGAGAATTGGTAG
- a CDS encoding transporter substrate-binding domain-containing protein, producing the protein MQRIPTITAGLLLGVSFASTAHSDLLDDIRSDGTFTVGTEARFAPFEYIEEGEIVGYSADIMEYIMPELEGVELIRMDLPWQGILPGLERERFDYVITSVTATPERMERYHLSAPIADATMAILKRAGEEGINSPEDIAGKVAAAQAGSAQLEALEALAAELEEAGTPVEDIRTYTGVDEAYAELGTGRVDVVINSLPNLLEAERTRPEVFEVVGTFGDPVYFSWAGRNDEESASLNAFMDEQIQRLNEDGTLKELQEKWFGGPMDLPLELPAAE; encoded by the coding sequence ATGCAACGCATCCCGACGATTACCGCAGGCCTCTTACTTGGCGTTAGCTTTGCCTCTACTGCGCACAGTGATTTGCTTGACGATATTCGCTCAGACGGCACCTTTACTGTCGGCACTGAAGCGCGCTTCGCCCCATTTGAATACATTGAAGAGGGTGAGATTGTCGGCTACTCCGCCGATATCATGGAATACATCATGCCCGAGCTTGAGGGGGTCGAGCTGATCCGTATGGATCTTCCCTGGCAAGGTATTCTGCCGGGCCTTGAGCGCGAGCGCTTTGATTACGTGATCACCTCGGTCACCGCCACACCTGAGCGCATGGAGCGGTATCACCTCAGCGCACCGATTGCCGATGCCACTATGGCGATTCTAAAACGCGCGGGCGAAGAGGGTATCAACTCACCTGAGGATATCGCCGGCAAAGTAGCCGCCGCTCAAGCGGGTTCTGCTCAACTTGAGGCGCTAGAAGCCTTGGCCGCCGAGCTTGAGGAAGCGGGCACCCCCGTTGAAGATATCCGCACTTACACAGGCGTTGACGAGGCATACGCCGAGCTGGGTACCGGCCGCGTTGATGTGGTGATTAACAGCCTGCCCAATTTGCTCGAAGCCGAGCGCACCCGCCCCGAGGTATTTGAAGTGGTCGGCACCTTTGGTGACCCGGTTTACTTTAGTTGGGCAGGGCGTAATGACGAAGAGAGCGCCTCGCTAAATGCCTTTATGGATGAGCAAATTCAACGCCTCAATGAAGACGGCACTCTGAAAGAGCTACAAGAGAAATGGTTCGGCGGCCCGATGGATCTGCCTTTAGAACTGCCAGCGGCCGAGTAA